In the Necator americanus strain Aroian chromosome X, whole genome shotgun sequence genome, AGCGATTTCTTGGTAAGTGGAGGGTTTTTTACTTGCTTCGGAAAtaaaaagacaatttttggggaaaaaaagcgTGAAGGAGTACTGTCATCGGACCCTAATACTGATTTCCCATTGACTTCAATAAGTTTCAACGAGAAAttattttccagattttttgacttttaaaagtttaatattttttcaagatcAGCTCCCTCAATTcaattttcgaataatttttatttcatttatacaATTTAACGATTAGGACCTCAATTATTAAAAACAGTGAACAATCTATGCACTATTTCATTTATGGAAACGGGAtcgattttgaataaatttaataTCATGTCATTCAAAAAACGACTCATCAAAGAagtgaatttagaaaaattaaaaacttctttatttactttgttactttattcatttattaagaTTCAAGCTGATAATTAGTACCGTTCAAGTTCAATATTATAGAATCAGTTTAAATTAAttccataaaataaataataaatccaTGGGACCATTAAGAAATTAGTTAAGATTCACTTACCAACAGAAAGAATGTGCCAATAGTTTCAGCTAACAACTCTCGTACGAGTTTATTATCCTCGATTCGGAGCGTATTACTAATGCGTTCCCGAAATTCATCCATTCCTGAATAATATCACAAAGTTTTCAGGGAATTTACATAAAAGAAGATAACAACGGAAAGTATGAGCCAGTAAATAGGATTAGTAAGCgaaatttattcttctttcgttcattttctattttttaaaatagtacTGTAGCTAGCTggaatggaggaaaaaaatcagaaggtgaacagaagaaaatgctGGGATCACTTCATCATACTTTAATACCATCCACCCCTTCCCAGAAATTGCCGTATGGCGCCGTCCCCGCCCCTGTCACGTTAGGCTTTGATTCGTGTTATTGTCATTGTCGAACGAAGAAACAAGTGACCGTCAAGAAGTGATTTTTACCCTCAAGAGGTGAGAAGTCAACGGgggaaacaaaaaggaaatatcCTAAATGCATTTGATGCATATCGATTCAGCCTAATATATCTATTTACTATAAACGCCTAATATATTTTACTATAAAGGGCATAACTATATTACTATGGGactgtattcattccttgcctcttactctgggcacacctttgagcgtaataaataaataaataaataaataacattagAGAAATATGGCATTGATGGATTTTCGTCGAATATTCCCGACCACCAACACGTTTTCCAAAGAAGAATGCAAAGTTTTGCAAAGCGACACAGCCGAGAGATCATTTTCcgaatagcaaaaaaaaaacattgaccaGACATCGTAACGATGCTAtcaattctcttttctttaaaagtaCGATCATACGACGGGGAAGAATCCGGTTTCAACCATTACTACGTGACATCAAAGAATATCGTATGGATACgtcaatttctttcattaaaaTTACCGTAATGAAAAGGAATTCGATCAAAATATTATTGTAATTTCCGTCAAATACCTACAGAGTAAATACTTACTTCAAAGAAAGAGTAAAGGACAAAATTTGGTTGATAGGTCACTTCAAAGGATCCCTTTCGAATCCTAAgagttgtttatgtttatttctgGTTCATATAAGATGGTCTCTAACTATTTCTATAAGAATTTAATTGTTAACTTTTACTCATAGTCAAGCGGAAGATAAAGAAAAGTCGCGAAATATGACAGAATTTAGCAGCAGATCATAGCAACAAAATAGGCAGgatatttccttgaaatttgaaaaatgagaaatttgcaGCCTTGTTATATAGAAGAATGAAGCGTGAAAACCATGAACATATCATTAttcatcaaaataaaactatCATATTCCGTCAAAATTTGTCATCATCGAGCTAAAATGTGGAATGTAAAAGCATATAATTACTAATCAAAATAAATCGATCATATTTCatctgaaaatggaaaaaaaaatgctcgaaTTTCTTAAATAACTTGAAATTTCATCGAAAGAGATCTAATAGATTCTCTGAAAACTTATTCTTAGAACTTGTTTTTAATCAGTTAAAATGGCGAAAATAGCGTAATAGTGATCTTTGGTAGTTGACCATTGATCATTTTATAGGACTATAACTGCTATGAAGACGATATATGTACAACATCAAGGACATAAAAGATGTGAAACTGAAAAGATTCACAGTTCACTAATGTATAAATACGCTTAGGTTAATTCGATGACCAGTTCATGAACGTATAGGAGTGAAATGTAGCGGTTTTCTAGTTGATGAACCTCATTGAGTCATTATTTGTTCGTCGAACATGGCCTAATTATATGGCTGAGGCTCGTCGAAAAGAAAGTGTAGAAGATCCGGAAAGAAATACGTAAAACGTAAGATCGGTAACGTAATACAGAATCTGACCGGGCACAGAATACGTATTAATCAAAAATGAGCACTGAAATTTCCCCCCCTTCGTACATATTTATCATAAGTAGTATGTATTACGGTAGCGAACTTGTAAAAATTTGCATATATCGCACCAAACGAACAATCGGATAAGTAACATGCTACATATAGAGAGAGGACTGCACTTTTCAAATACATGACTCATGTAGAGGGATGAgtgagtcaaaaaaaaaaacagaaaaatagtgATAATCCTATATATACTATCAGTACAGGTCTGTACTGTTCACTATGGTAGTTTACTGATAATATTGTTAAGTAGAAACACAAACAGGTGTTGATATGTATACGTTTGACTTGAATTTCCGTCCAGGAACATCTGAAATAAATCAGTAATTGGCCGAATCCTGAATTTTCCGCGAAGAATCTTGAGGATAGATCTCGTTCGGAATAGGAGACTCGATCTCTAGTACTCGTACTAAATGATCTTGttcctaaaaaaatcctttatttcTCTGATCGAAAAAAACCACCGTAATCGGCTGAAAACCAGTaagaaatatttgttgtttatgttttggATGTGTTTGTGCCAAAAGTTTATCCACTCAACACATTtatataggaaaaaaaagcgctaTGACTGGGTAGAGTtccttttctggaagaaggttccggaagaaaagtgaaaaaaaacaaggagtcAGCCGAGAGGCCACATGTGTTTAGCACATACCTATCGTTATAGCAAGTCTGCCGCGAGCTGGGCGCAGCTCCCATGTCCTGCCGTCCTACCGCAATCGAACGCGCATCACAATTGTCCATAGAAGCATAAAgttgggttaaaacgacataaagcacggacagttgcgaaagcggctgcgctcgaagcggcgcggtagagcgtagcggttgggatcgtgtaaggatcctcgctaccgccacccatctcggctgttcgccatggtcccaccgcgattctaaccgctgtctccaccgcagcgctttgagcgcagccgcctacgcagctgcccgtgcttcatgtccttttagCCCGACTATAAGTACCGATGTTTTTCCAAGGTGGTGTGAGGCATCGATGCctagaaaggagaaaatggCGTCTATAAGTTGTATACACACATCCAAGTAACTGTCCATGGATAGTACGAATGGCAACCTGGACGTCCACATATGGCGTTGCCGGAAGAGTGCATTCGAATTGAATCGCCCACGACTACGAAATATAGACGAATCGTCCTTGTATGAGAGGTTATTCGTGTGGAGGAGACGGCGATCATCCCTGCTTATATCTTTGCACATCCTGGAGTCTTTTCCAGTTCTTCCTCATCTGGTACTCATGCTTAAAATATTATTAGAGAGAGTATCGATTGCGATCAAAACGAAAAGACGCgtaaattggaccaaataaggaaagaaagtCGCAGtaagcacaaaaaaattattattcgtTTTAAAAGTAAAGGAGAGTTCCAGACAACGTCATCCACACTTATTACAATTCTAAAAATATGCTTATATTCTTGTTTCATTCATGgttcttcaacattttcagATTAGATTTGTTCTACCATCACAAATTATGAAATTAACCTCCCACTTTTTCCTACAAACTACAAAACTTTCTTATAAACTACAAAAGTTCTCGGAAAGACTTCTTCCTTGAGCTTGATTTTAGTAAATGAAGCGTTTCAAGTAGGACTCCTCTGCAATCACCGACACAGAAGACTTTTCATCCGGAAAAATTACATCCTAAAATGAAAACCGTTTGATCATTTGATTCCCAATCCTAGTTGGTCACAATCAGCGCAAAAATGTTGTCAAAACCAGTGTTTTCAAAAGAGTCTCATGTTGCCTAGGTCCTGAAACGAAGATAACTGTATTTCGTGGGGTTTTCCCGCCTGTGATGATCCATCCAGTTTCAAATATTCGATTTCATCAGCTTTTTGATAGTTTGGTTGTATTCAGCTGCTTTTCTGCGCTCTCCCACTGTTTTCATCATCGAATGGAGTcaaattagtttttattgattGGTAACCATGTGAATTTGTGTTCTTTTCGATTAGAGATACTTTCCACCTAGTTGGAACAATCATCACTTGCTCAGCCCACCTATATTGCTAGCGGTGGCCGCGTCGCATCGCAACCGCTGCGCACGTGCGTGTTCACGAATCCACGCCGTATACCTCATTTCTGCCGTCATATCGCGATCGGTTATTTCAGAACGAGTGTCGGTTGTCTCATCTCATCATGTTAtacgaagaaatgaagaaggaagaggtgGAGGTATGGATTTTCCTCTCATAATTAACCATAGGATGAGGTAAGAGGATATTTATGAAGTCTTTCTGGATGTTAATACAGCGTCGAGAAGAATCGTTGACGAATTTTCTGGTTTAGGCTACATATTCGAGGACTTGtatgcgtgtttttttttttctagatttgaaGATTTCTGTGAATCGTGGATTGTttcatagtgttttttttatcgttgAGTTTCTTGttcgaataaaaacaaagaactaaCAAAGTCGAAATGAgtgattagtttttttttatgtgaggGAAACATTTGTTTACAAAGttggatttctttgaaaattttcataggtccccatgaaaattgaaaagtaatgaaagaagaaaaagaagtcagTCCATCGTTTTCTTCGTTAATCTTTTGACATCGCAGTTCAACGATGATCCGCACACATTTTAACGGTTATTGTTTAtgacttcttattttttttcaaaagttttttgtaCTAATTGGGTTTATTATCTTTGGATAATATTACAAAGAACTTTAGAACAAGAAATGTAAAAGTTttacgcgtttttttttttgcgtgagatacgcaaaaaaaaagcgcgctGTCATTAAAGCGTTTAtaataactttttcttttggattctGTTCAAAGTTCTTGGATTTCAGGACGTGATAGCAATGGAAAATCTAGCTTGGAGAGCATATTTTGGTGTGGATCACGAAGAAATAGTAGACGTTTGTGAATTCGACATCACCGATATGGGTGGCCATAAGGATGACGTTGGCGTTGTTCCAGGTAATAAAGTAATGTAATTAACTATACTAGATACTAGAAAAGTAAGTTACTTTTCTAATGAACGCAGTCGTTAACCTCTTTTAGCTCTAAAATCCGTTGAACAACCGTCTAAGGTGAAACGAGGTGCATCCTCGCCGATTCGGGATGTTGTTGTTAACGTTGATGGCGTACCAATTCCTTGGCTAGATGAATATCATCATTTCTGCTCATATCTTTCGGATGTAGTAGAAACTGGTAAATCCTTGGTACCTTGGAAAAATGTACAATCAGCTTTTATGAAATTTCTAAAGGTatcgattgttttttttttcaccatcaATTCATTAGACTAGAACTTATTGGCTGAACtttatttgaatgttttttttttctaagagaaGGATTAACGTTCTGGAGAAACACTACAAGTTCTGCTGCAATAATATCGACAAGGCGAAGAATGTCTCCaacgaaaaaatcaaggatTCAGAGATTAAACGAATCTTTCGCTTTGTTTTATACAAATTCTTgacgtttgaaaattttccatgtaCATTCGACAAGTGcgtttattcctttttttaagattttttaaagatttctcTTTGCTAATTGAAATTGGATTTTATCATCGGATTCAGCTTAattcatttgaaataatttagaaTATGTGAAGTACTTGTTTCACCACCTTATTGTTGCGATGACATGGCAAAATTCATGGGTTTGTTGGAGGATTTTGTCAACGTGAAGGACACCATCCCTTCATTTTACTCTCCAGATccaattttaaattctaaGGAGGTGAGAAAtactgaaaatttcttcctgtTCCGTTGTTGTTTACagtgacaagaaaaaaaacctctgttttgttttgttttgtttgtttttttcttctctttcggTTTTTCCCCCAGAAACACATCCTAACTGTGGAGGATTTCAAATCTTACTTTTGCTTGAAATTATACGAACCTCAAGGATTACATTTATATTACACTGTTGTTTTCTTGTATAGTAAGTTATAACCtgagatttcaagaaaaacaggTAGATTCCATCCATCCGTGTTGAATGATAGCATTATTTGTGGATTAGTGTCGCTTCCATGATCGTCATCAGAAATCTAAAGAACGCATGTGCAACCGACTGCACATTCGTTTCAGCCATCCAGAAAACGATAGACATACAGTGCGGTCAGGGGGGAAAAATAGTTGATTTATTGTGTAATATCTCGTTGGTGCTATTTACGAAGCTACGGAGTTTTTATTAGCTACGGATGTGTCATTATGGAATCGCGAACGGTTGGTTGTCCGTGACATTGTTGTGAATGTTAGGGGGAATTTATTCCTGTACAAAATGTTTACTGTGGATTTTTCGGAGACTGTGGTGATATTCGGAATAAGGGAAAGGAAAGTATATACTAGGGATCTATCTAGTTTCATATTTGTTAGTAaaggaactctttttttccaagggTCTCGCGTCCTGGATGATGTCATgggaatagttttttttgcagtgaaaGACAAAAGATTTCTGTGGACGCGTGGGGGTTTTCCTAGGAACGGAACTTATACGAGTAATGTTAAGtagtattttcttcaaattgttATTTCAAGTaagatttttgttcaaaaaccACGTTTCTGCAGGCACAATGAGGTTAAGAGGAGGTAAGAGTTCTTTTCTTGTAATTGTGCCAATTTGTTCTAagcagaaatttctcctaCTATTTGTAGTACAATGAAATATAAACCGTATGACCTCGCGAAAACAAATGGGTCCCTGAATTAAAGGGTAAACTGGGtaaagtgcctggcgttaatcaatccgctacTGATCCGCCCacgcgttcgcttcaattcagaaccgtttgaggttcaggaacgtgtaactagcctatgaaaacaaacactgacttaatacatcggctagcctccgcaatGACttgaggctagccgatgtgttaagtcagtgtttttatcctcccagtcaagtctggtaccaatttatcgtcccTGGcgagatgaaaagcttggttggcaccagggcggaaTCGAAACTCCGCTCAATTCCAAATaaaacggaacctcttacagAAACCGCTATATCTGACCTCCTCCCTATAACACGAAATGAAATATGTAGCATAAAGtacaaaatcaaatatttgtaACTTTTAAAGTTTTCTGTGAATAGACATGCAATTCTTCCATGTTTTGTAAAGGGATATCATATCGTTTTTAAAAGCACTACTATATCCTCAGTTTATAAGTAGTTTATTTATAGTtcctatgtttattttttttaggaaaaagatTATGGAGTTGGCCCAATGCGTTTTCTGCGCATAGATGACAAGGATGTAGATCgtgaaagttctggaaatgtCGTCTCCAACACCTCAGTGAATCATTCCAGTACTACGATCCACAATCCTgaagcgaaaacaaaaacacgatCTCGTCATAGAACAAAACGAAAGCGTAAATGGAGATATAGTGAGGTTGTGGAGAAGAGGTCAGAAGATGTTATcagagaagaggaaaatgatGATGGATACAGTGTTCATCCACGGAATTACAATGAGGGAATGATGGAATTGGACAGCGATTCTGAAAACACATTTGACCGACCAAAGGAGGGATCTAAGCTACGCGAGAGTTCCAGGGTCCGTCAGCAGGATATTGacgtttttgaagagaaattcgACAAGACCCTCAATATCAGGGAAGAAATTGAGAATATGGAGAGTCCCATCGATATTAAAGACTATGAAGCTGAGATGGAGGACGATTCGACTGGTTCATACTTGGCGGACATATCGAACCTCAGGTACGTAACCAGtatttagaagtttttttttttgaaatttcggaGAATTTCCATCTATGTGCAGTGGCGTCGTCATTAAGCCAACAATAACAGTCTTTCAACTTATTGATCTAGTCAAGATGGTTGCGCACGTGCCGGTGCATGAAGCGATCGTTCCTGCACGTTCGCCCCTGCAAGCCTATTTAACGCTATTTCAgtacatttctttctttgttttttttttctattctttctcaACGAAATATTTAGCAAATCATgaagcaataaaaatataacaacaaCATCCCTATTCTAGTATTTTAGTgggaaattaaataatatcGTGACTTTATTATAGTTTTACAAATTCGGtccttttttcagtgaaatgaACGATGAGGATATGATGTAGGAAAAGGTTACAAGCATTGGAATGAAATGGAATCCAATCAGACGTATGGAATCTTCCACATCCATCAAATTGATCTATGTTCCTGATTTTTTCATGTTGTCTAAGCTAACCTATCTCTATATAATGTTCCGATTTTTTAATCTCACAAATTCTAAAATGtcaattttgtttcttctgcgtagaatatggatttttttgtcgTTGACTTAAATTGCTTTCTAtataagtttttttgtttttgttgttttcttgttttcattttgagaGTTTATCGTAGTTTCTCATTCTAATCtcttaccttttcttttttaacattttgaaatacgttcactcggaaaaaaaaaaactcttttttctgttcgctCACTATCTATGGTAATACTTGTTGTAGCACATTGTTGTTCTGGTAATATTTCAgtaatgttttgaaattttcacatattttcgtATTATTTCCAACCTGTTAAAGATGTTTAAAGGTTATGTTCGTATTTCTAGTTGACAGTTATTCGTGAGAATCGGTGTATATTTATCAATCGAAGTGATAGTTATCCAGAGTTAATTGGTTAGAGAATCCATACGTACCCAGGAGATCGTATCCCTGGAACAATTCCCTAGGTTCCGTAAATTTAGAAATCAATCAAGCCTTGAACTCTTTGTGCCAGCGATGGATTCATCGCTTCTTACGctggaagaagaggaaatcaAGGATTTAATGGATGAGGTAACTCAACGAGCTGTTTTGAGCGTTTTATGCTACTTTGTCGCTCTCGGGAACGAATTTTTACGGTTACAATTAATTAAACGATCTTCTGAAGTTTTAGGCAGAAGATTGCAAAATGTGGATGGTtccttcattaattttttgtgtCATTTGATGGACGGAGGTTCCAGAAATAGGTGTTGATTCTGAGCGATGGTTTTCTTGTAGTTACAGCATGTCTCGACAGTTAATTTACAGTGTAACTCCATGGTGACAGAGTGCAGCATCATTGGTGGTCCAGAACTGGTTCTCCACTTTCATTTTCGTATTTCCAGGACATCAGGAACAGAGGTCAGCCGGATGAATTCCCAGTGTCTATGGAGGTAGatcatgaagaagaaatctaCACATCCGAATCTGAGCCTGAGCCCGAACATGATCGAGATACTGGACCAAAAGCATCTAGTGATCGTAAGCGTAGGCCTAAAAAAACCCGAAAACGTGTTGTGAGCAGCGCAGCGCAAAAAGTTGAATTCAAACAGCCTGAGGTCCCTGCCAATGTGGTCCCTCATTCTGATGGAAGTAAATCTGAGCCCAAGCAGGAGGAGGCTAAGAAACCAACTGATGTGGGTAAAAACATAAAGGAAATGCCAGGTGATGTAATGGTTGAGGAAAAGAATGAGGTTCCATTTTCACCTACGTCATCGGATGAGAACAAAGAGCCAGAGCCAGGGTCAGATGATTCGCCTACTGCTTGGGTTTCTGAAGCTGGGCCTTTCTTTGATTATCTTATGGATGTGGTAGATACTGGTAAGTCATCAATGACTTGGGAAGATGCCAAACCagcttttctggaatatttcaaGGTATTTCTCGTGGATTTTGTATCTTTTGATCTTGTacttgaaatgtttttaagGATGCATTCTACACTCTTGGAACTTATTTCCGACGCTTCAATCGTGAGGAATGTGATATGAGTGAAGGTTCAGAGGTTATGGATATTTATCGATTCATATGTCAAAAAGTTGAGAACTTCGACAATTTTCCTTTCACATTTCGCAGGTTTGTTGTATTGTACATAATTAGTTACGTGTAGGTCTTCGGCGCAAATTATCCTTGAATTATCCATCCAGTTTACTATTACGAGGATAAAATAATTAGCTAATAATTACATTTACAAGAATATTATGattattcattttctgttcGTTTTTCTGTCAATTTAACTAAACCGATGAGTGGAATAATGTCAGTATATTGAAGAGTAAGCGCTTCCATGAAATGGTTATGCCTTTATTATTCaaggaaaattacaaaattacagtattttaggtttttttttcctggaaattattTAGACTATGTGAATTGCTTGTTGATCCGACACGT is a window encoding:
- a CDS encoding hypothetical protein (NECATOR_CHRX.G21513.T1) produces the protein MLYEEMKKEEVEDVIAMENLAWRAYFGVDHEEIVDVCEFDITDMGGHKDDVGVVPALKSVEQPSKVKRGASSPIRDVVVNVDGVPIPWLDEYHHFCSYLSDVVETGKSLVPWKNVQSAFMKFLKRRINVLEKHYKFCCNNIDKAKNVSNEKIKDSEIKRIFRFVLYKFLTFENFPCTFDKICEVLVSPPYCCDDMAKFMGLLEDFVNVKDTIPSFYSPDPILNSKEEKDYGVGPMRFLRIDDKDVDRESSGNVVSNTSVNHSSTTIHNPEAKTKTRSRHRTKRKRKWRYSEVVEKRSEDVIREEENDDGYSVHPRNYNEGMMELDSDSENTFDRPKEGSKLRESSRVRQQDIDVFEEKFDKTLNIREEIENMESPIDIKDYEAEMEDDSTGSYLADISNLSEMNDEDMM
- a CDS encoding hypothetical protein (NECATOR_CHRX.G21513.T2) — encoded protein: MKKEEVEDVIAMENLAWRAYFGVDHEEIVDVCEFDITDMGGHKDDVGVVPALKSVEQPSKVKRGASSPIRDVVVNVDGVPIPWLDEYHHFCSYLSDVVETGKSLVPWKNVQSAFMKFLKRRINVLEKHYKFCCNNIDKAKNVSNEKIKDSEIKRIFRFVLYKFLTFENFPCTFDKICEVLVSPPYCCDDMAKFMGLLEDFVNVKDTIPSFYSPDPILNSKEEKDYGVGPMRFLRIDDKDVDRESSGNVVSNTSVNHSSTTIHNPEAKTKTRSRHRTKRKRKWRYSEVVEKRSEDVIREEENDDGYSVHPRNYNEGMMELDSDSENTFDRPKEGSKLRESSRVRQQDIDVFEEKFDKTLNIREEIENMESPIDIKDYEAEMEDDSTGSYLADISNLSEMNDEDMM